A stretch of Dromaius novaehollandiae isolate bDroNov1 unplaced genomic scaffold, bDroNov1.hap1 HAP1_SCAFFOLD_45, whole genome shotgun sequence DNA encodes these proteins:
- the LOC135327072 gene encoding olfactory receptor 12D1-like — protein MDNQTEVSKFILLGLSSPQGLQQFLFMLFSLLYLSSLLGNVAIVTVVICEPRLRIPMYYFLCNLSCLDIFYSTVTIPKMLAGFLWGHQGISYTGCLSQLHFFHFLGSSEALLLAVMAYDRFVAICHPLRYSLIMSPRACLLLAAAAWATGFLHALMHTVMTSRLHFCGPSHIHHFFCDIKPLVRLACNSNQLNLHLLSIITGNIAIGPFVFTLFSYLYIFSFLRLKVQSREGRRKSFSTCISHLTVVALFYVPVIFNYVPPSSGSSPRRDMIATLMYNVVSSVLNPLIYTLRNAEVKHALKRRLFSRQLLVQKMFCLAARVG, from the coding sequence atggataaccagacagaggtgagcaagttcatcctgcttggcctgtccagccctcaagggctgcagcagttcctgttcatgctcttctccctgctctacctgtccagcctgctggggaatgtggcaattgtgactgtggtgatatgtgaacctcggctacgcatccccatgtactatttcctctgcaacctctcctgcctggatattttctactccacagttaccatccccaagatgctggctgggttcctctgggggcaccagggtatttcttacactggctgcctaagccagctccacttcttccacttcctgggcagcagcgaagctttgctgctggctgtcatggcctatgaccgctttgtggccatctgccacccgctgcgctacagcctgatcatgagcccacgggcctgcctgctgctggctgcagccgcttgggctactggcttccttcatgctctgatgcacacagtcatgacctcccggctccatttctgtggccccagccacatccaccacttcttctgtgacatcaaGCCCCTGGTGAGACTAGCCTGCAACAGCAACCAGCTCAacctgcacctgctcagcatCATCACGGGGAATATAGCGATAGGCCCCTTTGtcttcacactcttttcttacctgtacatcttttccttcctccgactgaaagtccagtcgagggagggaaggaggaaatccttctccacttgcatctcccatctcacagtagtggccttattctatgtccctgttatttttaactatgtgCCACCTTCCTCAGGGAGTTCACCCAGGCGGGACATGATAGCCACACTTATGTATAATGTTGTCAGCTCCGTCCTCAACCCTTTGATCTACACCCTGAGGAATGCGGAGGTGAAACATGccctaaagagaagacttttctccagacagttactagtgcagaaaatgttctgccttgcagctcgTGTGGGGTAG